A region of the Methanobrevibacter ruminantium M1 genome:
TGAAGGGATGTCTACAGGAGTTCTTATATCTCCTTTTGGCATGTTTTCAATGGCCTGCCTTACCAAGTCAATGGATTGCTCCACTTCATAAAGCCTATTTAAAGTACGGGCATAATTGTCTCCCTCCTTTCTCCAAATAGGCTTGAAGTCAAAATGATCTTTATAAGTATAATGTTCCTCTCTTAAGTCATGCTTGATGCCTGAAGCCCTTCCGATAGGACCTACTGCATGGCCTTTTATGGCCTCTTCCTTAGTCATGACTCCGACTCCTTTTGCCCTTAAGGCAACTATAGGAGCCTCTTCAAACAATGCAACGTGTCTGTCGAATCCATCTTCGATTTTCTTCATGTTTTCAAGGATAGCGTTAAAATGACGCTCATCGGCATCCATTCTAACCCCTCCAACAACATTCCAGCCTAGATTGACCCTGTTTCCAGTTAATAGTTCAAGAGAGTCCATTGCATATTCCCTTAAGGCAAGTACATGCATGAACAATGTCTCATGGTCAAGGGTCTTGAAGAATGTTGAATTTGCAAGCAGGTGAGACTGGATTCTGTCTATCTCGTTTGTGATTACACGTAAATATTGTGCCCTAAGAGGAGCTTGTACACCAGAGATTCCTTCTAAAGTCTCTGCAAATGTTTGTGTGTGTTCATATGAGCAGATACCACAGATTCTTTCAGATAAGTAAATACATTTCTGCCAAGTCTTTCCTTCCATAATCTTTTCAATACCCCTATGAACATAACCATAATCAATCTCAGCTTTTATAACCTTTTCACCTTGAGTTTGAAGCTTAAGCCTTAAAGGTTCCTTTAAGCCTGGATGAATTGGTCCAATTGGTAATATCATAATATCTGACTCCTTATTTACTTATCTAATACTTTTTCAACAGCTTTGTTAAACAATTATTAAAATGACTTTATCTGATCTTTCAACAACTTCTTTTAGTAACAATAAATATGATTAATTAAAATGCTTTATCTAATCTTTTCTTGCATCTTGAGCTCTTCCTTTAGCTGCAATAGCTCCAGGAGCAACTGTCAAGACTGCCTCTAGAATTTCACTTGGTCTTGGAGGACATCCAGGAATGGCTGCATCCACTGGAATGAAGTCTGAAACCGGAGCAAGAACTCTTCCCCCTTCCTGTGCGAAGACATCTCCGGACTGAGGACAGTTTCCAACTGCAACCACAATCTTAGGTTCAGGAGCCTTTGCATAGATCCTTCTTAAATTGTCTCTCCATTGTTCTGTAACTGCACCAGTCACTAAAAGAACATCAGCTTCACGAGGATTATTGTGAACATAGATTCCATACTGTTCAAGGTCGTATCTTGGGGACAAAAGTGCAACTAACTCTACATCACAGCCATTGCATCCTCCGCAGTTTACTATACAGACATGAATTGAACTTTTTCTCACAATATCTTTAAGTTTCTTAAGCATTTTAATTACCTTAATTCTGTTCTTTTAATAATGATTTAGTAAATATAATTACTTAAATAATGATTAAAACTTTATTTAAGTTTTTAATAATGATTTTAATAAATATAAATTTTCTTTATTTATCCTATGAACTATTTTATTCTCTTAATAATTCAACTATTTGAGCTCTGCCTTCATCTAAGGCA
Encoded here:
- a CDS encoding NADH-quinone oxidoreductase subunit B family protein — protein: MLKKLKDIVRKSSIHVCIVNCGGCNGCDVELVALLSPRYDLEQYGIYVHNNPREADVLLVTGAVTEQWRDNLRRIYAKAPEPKIVVAVGNCPQSGDVFAQEGGRVLAPVSDFIPVDAAIPGCPPRPSEILEAVLTVAPGAIAAKGRAQDARKD
- a CDS encoding hydrogenase large subunit; translation: MILPIGPIHPGLKEPLRLKLQTQGEKVIKAEIDYGYVHRGIEKIMEGKTWQKCIYLSERICGICSYEHTQTFAETLEGISGVQAPLRAQYLRVITNEIDRIQSHLLANSTFFKTLDHETLFMHVLALREYAMDSLELLTGNRVNLGWNVVGGVRMDADERHFNAILENMKKIEDGFDRHVALFEEAPIVALRAKGVGVMTKEEAIKGHAVGPIGRASGIKHDLREEHYTYKDHFDFKPIWRKEGDNYARTLNRLYEVEQSIDLVRQAIENMPKGDIRTPVDIPSGYGEWRNEAPRGEVRYMAETNGDLIKRISIRTPSIMNIDSCARYMLKDVATVADAVSTYASSDPCIACTERVAITDIDSGKYTTKDFFEVK